The sequence below is a genomic window from Sphingomonas jaspsi DSM 18422.
AGCACCTTGCCGGTGAGGAGCAGCGAAAAGGTCGCGGCATTGACGAAGGTCGATCGGCTTTCACCCATCTTTTCCGACCAGTCGGGACCGGACAATTTGTCGTGGATCAGATCGTCTGCGGTTTCGGCGTCGGGCACGCGCAGCAGCGCTTCGGCAAGGCACATCAGCGCGATGCCCTCGTCGCTGCCGAGGTCATAGGCCTGCAGGAACGCGTCGAGCCCCGCCGCCTTGTGCCCCCGCACCGCCTTTACCAGCGTCCGGGCGATCGCGGTTGCTTCCGACTGCTGCCTCGGCTCCAGCTTGGCCTGCTCGATGCGCAGGCGCACAAGGGCATTCTCGTCGGGACGGTAGGCCTGACGAAGCTCCGAACGGTCGATCATCGATGGGTCCTTCCGGGCGCTTAGGCGGCCTGCCCGTGACAATGCTTGTACTTACGGCCCGAACCGCAGGGGCACAGCGCGTTGCGGCTCTCCGGCGCCGGCACCGCCTGTCCGTCGTCGCCGGTCGGCATATCCGGTCGCGCGATCTGCATCGGCGGCAGGCTCGACATGACGCGGCCGGTAGCGGCGTCGATGTCCGCGCTGTTGTCGTCGCCCGACAAGGGGTCGATGTGCTGGGTAATGAAATCGGGCAGCGCAAAGTCGCTGGCTGCCATCATTGGCGGCTCTTCGATCTGGATACGGACGCGCATCAGCGTCTTGGTGACGTCCTCGCGGATCGCGACCAGCAAGCGTTCGAACAGGGCGAAGGCTTCCTGCTTATATTCGTCGATCGGCTTCTTCTGCGCGTAGCTGCGCAGGTGGATGACCTGGCGCAGTGCGTCGAGCGTCGCCAGATGCTCTTTCCAGTGATGGTCGAGGTTCTGCAGCAGGATCGACTTTTCGACTTGGATCCAGCGTTCCGGATCGACGCCCTCAAGCTTCGCATTGAAGCTTTCGTCCGCCAGCGCCTGCAAGCGTTCGACGAGAATGTCCTGTTCGACCGCCTCTTCCTGCAGCCACTCGTCGATCGGCGGCTGAAGGTCGAGGACGTCATCCACCGCTTCCTTGAAGCCGGCGACGTCCCACTGTTCGGGATAGGTGCCCGGCGGGCAGAAGGCAGCGACGAGGCCGACGATGGTTTCGGCGCGGAAATCCTCGACCACGTCCGAGACATGGTCGCTGTCCATGATTTCGGCGCGCTGTTCGTAGATCACCTTGCGCTGGTCGTTCATCACGTCGTCGAATTCGACGACCTGCTTGCGGATGTCGTAGTTGCGCGCTTCGACCTTCTTCTGCGCGGTTTCGATCGCCTTCGAAATCCACGGGGAGACGATTGCTTCGCCGTCCTCGAGATTCTTGTTCATCAGGCGCGCGAAAGCGGTCTGCGGGCCGAAGATGCGCAGCAGATCGTCGTCGAGGCTGAGGTAGAAACGCGAAAGGCCGGGGTCGCCCTGACGACCCGAACGGCCACGCAGCTGGTTGTCGATGCGGCGGCTTTCGTGGCGTTCGGTTCCGAGCACGAACAGGCCGCCGGCCTCAAGCACCTTTTGCTTTTCCGCCTCGATCTGCGCCTTGATGCGTTCGATCGCCGCGTCGCGTTCCGGCCCTTCGGGCATATCGCCGAGTTCGTCCTCGACCAAGAATTCAAGGTTGCCGCCGAGTTTGATGTCGGTGCCGCGACCCGCCATGTTGGTGGCGATGGTCACCGCGCCGAGCCGGCCGGCCTGCGCCACGATATGCGCTTCGCTTTCGTGGAAGCGGGCGTTGAGGACGCTGTGCTTGATGCCTTCCTTCTCGAGGAATTCGGCGAGCATTTCCGACTTTTCGATGCTGACCGTACCGACCAGCACCGGCTGGCCGATGTCCTGCCGATGCTTGATTTCTTTCGCAATAGCCGCGAACTTGTCATTGATATTCTTGTAGAATTCGTCGTCTTCGTCGATCCGCTTGACTGGCACGTGGGTCGGAATGGACACGACGTTCATGCGATAGATGTCGAAGAATTCGGGCGCCTCAGTCAGCGCGGTGCCGGTCATGCCCGACAGCTTCGGATACATGCGGAAATAATTCTGGAAGGTGATCGAGGCGAGGGTCTGGTTCTCCGGCTCGATCTGCACGCCTTCCTTCGCTTCCACCGCCTGGTGCAGGCCGTCCGACCAGCGGCGGCCGTCCATCATGCGGCCGGTGAACTCGTCGATGATGACGACCTTGCCGTCCTTGACGATGTAATCGATGTCCTTCTTGAACATCACATTGGCCTTGAGGGCCTGGTTGAGGTGGTGGACCACCTGCGTATTGGTGATGTCGTAAAGGTTGCGCCCTTCGATCAGGCCGGCAGCCTCGAGCATGCGCTCGGCCTTTTCGGTGCCTTCTTCGGTCAGGACGACGCTGCGCTGCTTTTCGTCCTTGTCGTAATCGCTTTCCACAAACTGCTTCACGATCGCGTCAACGCCCATGTAGAGCTCCGACTTGTCGTCGGTCGGGCCCGAAATGATCAGCGGCGTGCGCGCTTCGTCGATGAGGATCGAGTCCACTTCGTCGACGATGGCATAGTTGAACGGCCGCTGGACCATCTGCTCGCGCGAATACTTCATATTGTCGCGGAGGTAGTCGAAGCCGAGTTCGTTATTGGTGGCGTAGGTGATGTCGGCGTTGTACGCGTCGCGCCGCTCATGTTCCTGCAGGTTCGGGACGATCACGCCGGTCGTCAGGCCGAGGAAGCGATAGACCTGGCCCATCCATTCGGCGTCGCGCTTGGCAAGGTAGTCGTTGACGGTGACGACGTGGACGCCCTTTCCGGGCAGCGCGTTGAGGTAGGTTGCGAGCGTGGCGACCAGCGTCTTGCCTTCACCGGTGCGCATTTCGGCGATTTCGCCGCGGTGGAGCGCGATGCCGCCAATCATCTGCACGTCATAGTGGCGCTGGCCCAGCGTCCGCTTGGCCGCTTCGCGCACCGTGGCGAACGCTTCGGGAAGGATGTCGTCGAGGCTCGCACCGTCGGCCAGTCGATTGCGGAAAATATCGGTCTGCCCGCGCAGCTCCTCGTCGGTCATGGCCGAAATGGTCGGCTCATATCCATTGATGGTCTCAACGATACGGCGAAGCTTGGCGACGTAGCGATCGTTGGCCGAACCGAAGATGCTTTTGGCCAGAGTGGCGAGCATGTGCGAAAAATTCCTCAAAAACCGGGACGCGCGAAGGCGACGAAAAGGGTGCCGCACGCGCGTGCGCAAGACGGGGCGCGATGTAGGTTGCGCCCCGCCCTTCGTCAATCGAATCTAGGGCGTTACGCCCGGCCTAGATCTGCGCTTCCAACCATTGCTGGATCTGACCGCGCGGGGCGGCGCCGACTTTCTGCGCGACGGCTTCGCCGCCCTTGAACAGCAGCATGGTCGGGATACCGCGAACCCCATATTTGCCCGGCGTTTCAGGATTCTCGTCGATGTTGATCTTGGCGATTGTGACCTTTTCGCCAAGGTCGGCCGCAATTTCTTCAAGCGCGGGGGCGATCATCCGGCACGGGCCGCACCATTCCGCCCAGAAATCGACCAGGACGGGCTTGTCGCTGTTGAGGACATCGTCCTGAAAGCTCTGGTCGGTAACGGCTTTGGTGTTCTGGCCCATGATCGGGTACTCCTTCAGAATATTCACTTCGCCCCTTCATATGGGGAGGTTACGCGCCCGCTCAAGTCGGGATCGACATCAGGGACGGTCCCGCAGTGTAAAGCAACGCCGCCTCGATACGCCGGCCGGGAAAAATGACCCGCAAAGCTTCGACATAGGTTTCAATCTGCAGGCGATGCGACGGCGACACCTCATCCAGCGATCCCGGTACCTGCCGTCCGGTCTTGAAATCGATCACCCGCACGCTGTCTTCGCCAATGCACAGCCGATCGACTGTGCCGGCAATCACCCGCCCATCGGGCAAGGTTGCGGCGAGCGGCGCTTCCCCTAGCGATCCCGACCCGAACAGTGCGGCATAGCGAGGATCGGAGAGGATAGCGCAAACCGCGTCTGCCATGGATTGGCGCGCCGCGGCGTCGTCGACCCCTTGGCGCTCCAGCCAGCGCAGCGCGGCCTCATGCCGTTGGCCCTCCGCCACGGCCGGCAACCGTTCGAACAAGATGTGCAGCAACGTTCCCCGGCGTGCCGCTTCTCGCATCGCGGGGGTCGGTGGCGGCATGACGTCAAGGTCGGCGACGATTTGCGACGGCGCCAACGGGCGTGGCGGGCGCGCCTCGATAGGCGCCGGGGTGCGAAGCCAATCGGGCACGGCAATCGGTTCGACCGACGTCCGCGGGCGTCCCGATCGTGCGGTAATGCCGGCCCTGCCCTCCCATACGAGCGCCTGTCCCCAGCCCGCCACTTCCTGCGGGCTCGCCCCAAGCCGTTCCAGTGCCTGCGCCGCTTTACGGTGCCAGCTGCCTTCCGGGACGTCGCGCCTGGGCTTCACGCCGGCAATGACCAACCGCTCCGCGGCGCGGGTGAGGCCGACGTAGGCCAGCCGCCAATGTTCTTCGGCGTCGACCTGTCTCTGGGCATCGAGTGCCTGTCGCAACAACGGCGCGCATTCGTCCTTGCGCGGTCGCAGCAGCGGCACCGAACGGCCTTCGCCGACATCGAGGTCCATGATCGACGAGGTGCCGCCAACCTTGTCCGGATCGTGGGTTGCGTCGGCAAGGATGACTAGCGGTGCTTCCAGCCCCTTCGCGCCGTGGACGGTCATGACGCGAACCGCGTCGGCGGGCGCGCTGGGGTCGCGCTTCACTTCGACGTCGCCTTGCCCGAACCAGGCGATGAAGCGGTCGAGCGACGGCGTTTCTTCGCGTTCGAAGGCGAGCGCGCTGGCGACCAGTTCTTCGATCGGGTCGCGCGCCGCCTCTCCCAGTCGTCGCAGCAACTTGCGCCGCCCGTCGAGCGAGCCCGAAAGGATATTCTCCAGGTAGCGGGCCGGCGTCACATAATCCGCCTGCGCCAGCCATTCGCCTAAGATGGCGTGGGCTTCGGCAAATTCGCGCCGCTCGTCGCGGCGTCGCTGGAGCGCGCTCCACAAATTGCCCTCACGCTCGAAAGCAAGGTCGTAAAGCGTCTGCTGGTCCCAACCGATCAGCGGCGAGACCAGCACATTGGCAAGGTTGAGGTCGTCGAGCGGTTGTACGGCAAAACCGACCGCGGCCATCAGGTCCTTGACCGCCAGCGGCTTATGGAGGTGGAGGCGGTCGATGCCCGCCACCGGCACCCCCTGCGCATATAGCCGCGCGACGATCAGCGATGCGAGTTCGGTGCGGCTACGCACGAGGATCAGGATGTCGCCGGCACTTAACGGGCGCTTGGTGCTGGCGAGCGTTGGCGCGGCGTCGAGCCACGCCCGCACCTGCCTGGCGATCGCGTCGGCATAGAGGCGAGTGGGTTCGTCGATCGAACCCTCTTCCCCTTCATCGCCAGCCGCGTCTCGCAGCTTTTCATCCAGCGCCGGATCATAGGCCGGCCACCATTCGACCCGACCTGGTCGATGTGCATGAAACGGCTGATGGCGGTTGGGCGGAGCCGCAAGGCCCATGGCCTGGTGCCCGACTTCATCGATCAGCGCATCGACCGCTTCCAGGATCGCAGGCGACGATCGGAAACTGGCATCGATCGACAGGTCACGGAATTCCCTTGTGCGTGCCTCGACGGCGTCGGCCGCCTCGACCAACTCTTCGGCGCGACCTGAGATTACGCCCTTAAATCGTTCATATTCCTTTGGATTGGTCCCCTGGAATCCATAGATCGCTTGCTTGTAGTCGCCGACCATGAAAATCGTGCGCCAACGCTCCTCCGCCTCCGGATTGCCGCTGAAGAATTCGCCAGCAAGCGCGTCGACGATGGCCCATTGATCGGCATTGGTGTCCTGCGCCTCGTCGACGAGGATGTGGTCGGTGCGCTGGTCCAGCTTGTAGCGGACCCAATCGCCCATGCCCGGCTGGTCGAACAGCCGGCGCGTCCAGCGGATGAGGTCGTCGAAGTCCGCCACCCCCATCGCCCGCTTCGCCCGGTCGTAGGCGGCGGCAAAGGCTTGTCCCGCCCGCAGGCCGGCGGCCTGCAGCGCCGCAAAACGGCTGGCGCCCAAAATCATCCGAACCTTTTCGAGCCATTCGGCAAAGTCGGCGGCCAGATCGGCATAGTCGCAGTCGGCCGCGGTCTGCTTAGGCTTGATCTGGCAAAGCGTTCCCTTGGCCGTCACGATATCGGTATGCAGTTTGGTGAGAAGCGCTTCTCGATTGCCAGCTGAAACGGAAAGAAATTGCGACAGACGGTCGGCGATTCCGAAGCCCTTCTGCGTCCCCCACGCCTTGTTCGCCGCGATCAGACGTTCGAACAGAGAACGATCAATTACATGATCGGACAATTGCACGGCGGCGAATTCGTCCGCGCCGCCCGCAGGCAGCCCGAGATGGTCGAGGAGCAGCGCCTCGATGCCGTCCCGCGGCCCCAGTTCCGCCATTGCCTCATGTGCCCTGGCCGCAGCCATCAGATAGCGTTCCGCCCCTTCTTCGCCGAGCCGGAGGCTGAGCGCCGAAACGTCGCGCGTCAGGCCTTCGTCGCCCTGCGCTTCGGCGTCAGCCAGAAGCCGTGCCAGCGTTCGCCGGGCCAGTTCGGCCTCCGCACGTCCCTCGATCGGGCGGCATCCGGGCGTCACGCCCGCTTCGGCCGGGAAACTGGCCAGCAGCGTCTGGGCGAAGCTATGAATGGTCTGGATCCGGATGCCACCCCCCGGCGCCTCCAGCACGCGGGCGAACAGGCGACGGGCGCGCTGCACGGCGGGCGAACTGTCGTCCTCGACCAGCGCGAACAATTCCTTTTTCAGATCGGCGTCGGGCAGGCGCACCCAGTAGGCCAGCCGCTCCCCGATGCGGTTGGCCATTTCGGCCGCGCCGGCCCTGGTGAAGGTCAGACAGAGGATGGTCGATGGCGGCGTCCCGCGCAGCAGCAGGCGAAGGACGCGCGAGGTCAGGACATGGGTCTTTCCGGTGCCCGCCGAAGCCGACAGGGCGGCATGCACCGTCGGGTCGGACGCAGCCTCCTGCGCGCCTTCAAGCTGGTGAAAGGGTTTCAGGCGACGGCTCATGCCACTCTTCCCTTGCTCGCACGTTCGGCATAGGGACGAAGCGACAACCCTGACACGAGGACGACATGAGCGAAGGCGAACGCAAGGACGAGGAACGGAGCAAGAAGCTGGTCAAGGCCGGTGTGGCCGTAGGCATCGGCT
It includes:
- the secA gene encoding preprotein translocase subunit SecA, yielding MLATLAKSIFGSANDRYVAKLRRIVETINGYEPTISAMTDEELRGQTDIFRNRLADGASLDDILPEAFATVREAAKRTLGQRHYDVQMIGGIALHRGEIAEMRTGEGKTLVATLATYLNALPGKGVHVVTVNDYLAKRDAEWMGQVYRFLGLTTGVIVPNLQEHERRDAYNADITYATNNELGFDYLRDNMKYSREQMVQRPFNYAIVDEVDSILIDEARTPLIISGPTDDKSELYMGVDAIVKQFVESDYDKDEKQRSVVLTEEGTEKAERMLEAAGLIEGRNLYDITNTQVVHHLNQALKANVMFKKDIDYIVKDGKVVIIDEFTGRMMDGRRWSDGLHQAVEAKEGVQIEPENQTLASITFQNYFRMYPKLSGMTGTALTEAPEFFDIYRMNVVSIPTHVPVKRIDEDDEFYKNINDKFAAIAKEIKHRQDIGQPVLVGTVSIEKSEMLAEFLEKEGIKHSVLNARFHESEAHIVAQAGRLGAVTIATNMAGRGTDIKLGGNLEFLVEDELGDMPEGPERDAAIERIKAQIEAEKQKVLEAGGLFVLGTERHESRRIDNQLRGRSGRQGDPGLSRFYLSLDDDLLRIFGPQTAFARLMNKNLEDGEAIVSPWISKAIETAQKKVEARNYDIRKQVVEFDDVMNDQRKVIYEQRAEIMDSDHVSDVVEDFRAETIVGLVAAFCPPGTYPEQWDVAGFKEAVDDVLDLQPPIDEWLQEEAVEQDILVERLQALADESFNAKLEGVDPERWIQVEKSILLQNLDHHWKEHLATLDALRQVIHLRSYAQKKPIDEYKQEAFALFERLLVAIREDVTKTLMRVRIQIEEPPMMAASDFALPDFITQHIDPLSGDDNSADIDAATGRVMSSLPPMQIARPDMPTGDDGQAVPAPESRNALCPCGSGRKYKHCHGQAA
- the trxA gene encoding thioredoxin TrxA, with the translated sequence MGQNTKAVTDQSFQDDVLNSDKPVLVDFWAEWCGPCRMIAPALEEIAADLGEKVTIAKINIDENPETPGKYGVRGIPTMLLFKGGEAVAQKVGAAPRGQIQQWLEAQI
- the addA gene encoding double-strand break repair helicase AddA; this encodes MSRRLKPFHQLEGAQEAASDPTVHAALSASAGTGKTHVLTSRVLRLLLRGTPPSTILCLTFTRAGAAEMANRIGERLAYWVRLPDADLKKELFALVEDDSSPAVQRARRLFARVLEAPGGGIRIQTIHSFAQTLLASFPAEAGVTPGCRPIEGRAEAELARRTLARLLADAEAQGDEGLTRDVSALSLRLGEEGAERYLMAAARAHEAMAELGPRDGIEALLLDHLGLPAGGADEFAAVQLSDHVIDRSLFERLIAANKAWGTQKGFGIADRLSQFLSVSAGNREALLTKLHTDIVTAKGTLCQIKPKQTAADCDYADLAADFAEWLEKVRMILGASRFAALQAAGLRAGQAFAAAYDRAKRAMGVADFDDLIRWTRRLFDQPGMGDWVRYKLDQRTDHILVDEAQDTNADQWAIVDALAGEFFSGNPEAEERWRTIFMVGDYKQAIYGFQGTNPKEYERFKGVISGRAEELVEAADAVEARTREFRDLSIDASFRSSPAILEAVDALIDEVGHQAMGLAAPPNRHQPFHAHRPGRVEWWPAYDPALDEKLRDAAGDEGEEGSIDEPTRLYADAIARQVRAWLDAAPTLASTKRPLSAGDILILVRSRTELASLIVARLYAQGVPVAGIDRLHLHKPLAVKDLMAAVGFAVQPLDDLNLANVLVSPLIGWDQQTLYDLAFEREGNLWSALQRRRDERREFAEAHAILGEWLAQADYVTPARYLENILSGSLDGRRKLLRRLGEAARDPIEELVASALAFEREETPSLDRFIAWFGQGDVEVKRDPSAPADAVRVMTVHGAKGLEAPLVILADATHDPDKVGGTSSIMDLDVGEGRSVPLLRPRKDECAPLLRQALDAQRQVDAEEHWRLAYVGLTRAAERLVIAGVKPRRDVPEGSWHRKAAQALERLGASPQEVAGWGQALVWEGRAGITARSGRPRTSVEPIAVPDWLRTPAPIEARPPRPLAPSQIVADLDVMPPPTPAMREAARRGTLLHILFERLPAVAEGQRHEAALRWLERQGVDDAAARQSMADAVCAILSDPRYAALFGSGSLGEAPLAATLPDGRVIAGTVDRLCIGEDSVRVIDFKTGRQVPGSLDEVSPSHRLQIETYVEALRVIFPGRRIEAALLYTAGPSLMSIPT